ATATCGAAGCGAATCCCGTACACTTTATACAAGGTGCGATAGGTTTCACCATTGTGATCCTTGTAATATCTGGTATATCTGCAGGAGGAAAATCAGTTGAGAAAAGgtgtaaatgacaaaaataaaacagattagACACAAAGAACAGAGTGGGGGCAGTGGGAGGAGTAacagatttattttaatatttaatgcctgggggtggggtggggggtggggggctacCTGAAGTTGTATCCTGATGTGACTGAGTTGTTCAAGTTCATGTCCAGACGGGTAAAGCTGTACTGTGGATTACACTGTGAAGAGTCCTTATCCAGGTCACAGTTCCACTCAATAAGAATGCCCACAGACCCGCCCTGGTggacaaaaacagactgtgaaTGTTAGCACAGCCTCACACATGTTACTGCAGCTCTTGGTTAAAGTCACACACATCATTAGATTCTAAACTCCAGTCCATGCCCTCATCCTTTAAAGGCCTTGCCCACCTGTACAGGTGTTTTCAATTTTACTGGCTGATTGAAGGTGGGTGGAGCTCTGCTGAGAAGCTAATAAcaacaggcctttttcacagcagacgaTTTGACTTGCCACAGTAagagaagcacaggtgttaGTCATGACATGAATGATGGCACTGTTCTATTCTAGTGTCCCAGTGAGCCGTGACAGTGTGACATTGAGTCAGCAGGAACAATATCAAAAACTCCATACCTGTTAGGTCACGTGATAGCAGCATaaccatctccatgacaactaaATGAATTATATCTACTctggaaaaaaagcatttttgtctAAAAGTTACCGAAGGTTTTTGTATTTCTGCACAACAGAAATCCACAGTCCACCTGAAATATAGTTAGTTCAGAAAATACAGTATGCAGACGTATCTCATCTGCTCAGTTTTTGCCTCAATGAACTATGCCAGTCTGTGTTTAGACTCCATCACAGCACAGACTTAAAGAACTAAAGCAAACCTCTGATCATGGCTCCAAATGGTTTAATATCACTGCTTGTTCTTTCATATCTTGAAAAGCAATTCTGCAGAAATCCATATTGGACAATGACTTCTCTCTCTGATTTAATGTAATATGGCACTCCTGTGCTATAATCCAGCGTTGGGCTCAGTCTAAAGACTGTGCTTGTTTCCTGCCACACAGCCATACTGTATTTTACCCTGATGAACTGGGAGTGTTTGTTCTCCGCATTGCTCAATTTGGATTAATTACAGATTTctccaaaacaagaaaaacagaaacaaactaaCTTTCCAGTGCATTGGGTGGGCCTGATGGGCCTGGGCCCACCCACTTGTACAACTGGCCCACCTTAAATGactaaacatttatttttaataaaacccttaaaacaaaaacgtttctatttgaaaaaaaaaaaaaaaaaaaaaaaatatatatatatatatatatatatatatatatatatatatatatatatatatatatatatatatatatatatatatatatatatatatatatgtatgtatgtatgtatgtatgtatgtatgtatgtgtgtatgtgtgtgtgtgtgtgtgtgtgtgtgtgtgtgtgtgtgtgtgtgtgtgtgtgtatgtatatatgtgtatatgtgtacacacacacacacacacacacacacaacacttaTTCGGCTATTATCACGTGAGGTCCAGTCCAGTCACAGCGGGCCATCATTGGTCACCCCAGACACGTTACACAATCACAATCTGGCGGTTGTTCGGCAAAAAATGGTGACTGAGAAGGGCAGTGGATTCTATATTGTAGGCACAGGTTGCTACAGTTAAATGAATACATTGCTATGGCACAACAGTTTTGTGCGTTAACGAGATAGATAATGAGATAAGTCGTATGTGATACTTGTAATAAATACGAACTGTCAGGGTGAAATAATAAGCTACGGCAttgaagatgttttttaaaaagattttgaacATGTCATAATCAGCTAGACATACTAGTCGCCCTCCACAGCATGATACCAGTCATTTATGTTTAAGTGGGTTGAAAACAGTGTTCACTTTTGTAATTAAGAGGCCCACCCAAAGTAACTGTGGCCCACCCAAAATTGAAATCCTGGCGCTGTGCCTGGATCATTGCTTTGTAAAGCCAATCAAATGGTCTTGATTTCATGGCATATTTCCGTTATTGGATATCAACAGGAAGCATGGAGAGAGGAATAAGGAGAGAGTCTTGGGATGTTACAGTAACAGCCAGTTTGTCCTCCTGCAGTTCCCAGAACAATTTTCCACCCCCATATTCTCAAGTCTACCATCATAGAGTGGTGGCTCTGTTACTATTCTCTTCAACACAGCTGCCATGCATCTTCGTCAATAATAGGTATGATTACATTTAGCAATTGTTTTTTGAGatcaaagggggggggggggggggggggggggtgcaatGATGAGCAGCTAAAATGCATTTCCACAACTGAAAAAAGTGACTGTTGTGGTTTATTACCAAATCACTGTGAAGAAAGCAGGAACTGAATTCACTCCCCTGGCAGTATTACACTTTGTACCTTAACAGCCATGTCCTGGAAGTCATATCCAGTCCAGCTGACCATGTCTCCGAGGCGGAAGATGGGGCAGTACAGATGGTTCTCTCTGTCGTAGGAGCATCTTTTCAGGTAGGTGTCGTCAGAGGTTTCGAGGACGTTGGATCTAAGAGGTCAATGCAACAGACATGACACGCCTGcacaaaatgtcagattttcagGAGCTTTGAACATCTCGTATCATTGGGTTTTTATCCATAGAAAGGGCCAATTTTCCACTGAAgttaaaagaggaaaatctCCAGCAGAAGTgctacagagacagaaagagagaaacctGGTCCTGCTAACTAACAGTGACAGAATCCTGCCACCTTCTCATATTGGCTTTGACCTTTTGATCTGTATCTTACACCTTGACTACTTAACCATAGAAAGATCTTGCACTGTCTTTTACAATCTcttaatgtcattatttctgaCAGAGCTGTAAGCCTAGGTATGCAGAATTTGTCAAGATGCACAACATTTCAAATCGAACTGACCAaagttttttggtttttgggtTAAAGGTGTTCACTCGAAAGttttcctacacacacacacacacacacacacacacacacacacacacacacacacacacacacatacagtgtgtgtatgtcagtcAACCCCCGACATTGCACCCTGCGGCTCTAAGCACAGAGTGTAACTGGATGTGTTACACTGTAAGACGTGTAGTGTTGCCAGCCCTTTCAAGTAACACCCATGAGAGAGATTTGCATTACCAGTCAGTCCTCATTACGCATACGCAAATCAAGATTAGTGAGGAAACATAGGAGAGGTGGCTTTGTAATTAGAATCAGCTCCTGACTGATGAATTAGCCGTGGCTTGTGGCATCTCTCTGCTTTCCTGCAGGACTTGAACAGAcagggcagcagcacagctcccTGGGCTAGCCCCATCTGATCTGACACCTGTCGGGGGCAAGGCCTGCTGTCAAGGACGTCTCAGATGACTGTTTCACTGCCTCACTGAGTGCAGTGCACAGGCTGGTATAAATAGAAAGCTCTCTGCACCCCAAAGTTATTTCAAGCAGCCACTGCAACACGTATATCCCTCATCTCACTCTGTGATCTATGTCACGATGCCTTGAAGCCATAGGCACACCAGCAATGAGCACCACTTACTTGGAGAACTCAAACTTTGGAAACCTAATGAAGTTCTTGATGTAGATGGTGAAGTTTTCAGCTTCACTCAGTAAGGGCTctctggaaatgaaagagagaggcagctgtgtgaaaaaaaaacaaaaaaaacatgtggaGCTGACAGGCTGTATTAGTAATAAATAGAACCTGTGAAATATCTCGGTCCCTGTGAGGGATCAGACTGAGTGTCAGAGTAGTAACACAAAATGGCAAATTTCCAAAGTTTTGCAAGAGAGAAAGGGGTCTCACGTGGGTCTCTTGCCGTATTCAACAGGACACCAGGCGTGAATCTCACAGGTCCCAGTGCTGTTTAAACATAGGCCGGTCTTGATTCCTGATGGAGAGAGCAAAGATTCTTGGCTATACCAAAATGAGACAAATCGGATTAGGTTTATTAATGTTTGCACCGTCGTGTGATGAAACATGTAGTATTCACGTTCAGAGAATATTGTTGAAACTAGAAAACGATAAGTGAATCAATCAAATTTAACAACTTTGTGATGGCAGTTTAGAATTGCAGCCAAACCATGGCATTAGTGAGTCATGTGGTGACAAATATTGTTTACTTTAATCTAGGACAGACAAACAACTGTTCAGATTTTGAGTTCCAAGGTTTCCATGACTACAGTGCAATAAACGATCCTCACCATGTCCAGCGATTACAGGCTCGCCCTCCGGGCAGTCATCATCACTTTGACATTGTCCATTTGGCACCTTGAAACTCTGTGAGATCAAATAAATACTGCTGGAtatgaaaatgtaattgtaCAGACATGGTAATCAGGCAAAGTGTAATCATCAGTTCAGATATTAGGACAAAAAATATATAGAATTAAAAGTGTCATTAATGATATTGCTCTTCCTCTGTATACTCACCTCAGCACAGAACCCCAGCCTCTGATTTGGGGTCTCTATGTAATTAGTTACTATGAAGAACACCTGCTCAccctacaaaataaaattagatcCAGTGAGGTGGAGAAGCAAAAGGTTAAACAAATTACACCTCTAAGAAGTTCAATATCCTTCAATCTGTTGAGACAGATGCTGAGGCTAATGACATCTACACTCAACAGCCTCATAATCTCTCTTGACAGGAGCGTAATTTGGGATGCTCTGACAttagtgctgctgctctgcaatcTCAGATTGCCTTTTTGTCATGTAAATAGATAGACAGACTCACGTTTGGGGGTATGACGTAATCCTCAGCGCTCCACAGGTGAAGGCCTGAGCTGTTGGTCAGCGTAACACCTTTAACCTTGGTGATGACTGAGGTCTGGAtggcctcttctctctcttgatAACCTTTCTTCACCACAAACACCCACCTGAGACATTCATCCAGACATCACAATTCATTATGTTTTAGAGCCTTCATTCTGATTAAGTgcatctcatcttttttttttcttaatgtcaaCATGGTTGTGATGCAGCAGTGTAGAATATGTGAGGCCTTTTTGAGCAgcctgtttgtgaatgtgtggaCCGGACTGATGGCACACATATTATTACTGTCATTAAGTGTGTTCACGAGCATGTGGCAGATGAAAGCAGTAAGGTTAATCTGTAAATGTATCCTTGAACAGTAGCCGTCGGGTCAACACTCAGGGGGACCAGATCTCCTGGGGGGTCTGGGGTCTGAACTTTACGCAAAGCTGCTCAGAATGTATGGGCTGGAAGGTATGCTAGCTAGATAACGTTCTCAGAGGAATTTAGCATAACATTACGAGATGATAACCAGTAGGTGGTTTGAGGGGGGGTGCCATCCCCCTTATtggcaaaatgaccaaaatgcatcccCCTTGTTATACTTCCATCCCGCCTCTCCATCCCCTGGTTGCAGACAGTGCAGGGACAGAGTGGTTGTTGAGTTGAATATGTTGgtctagtctgcctgactcattgatccttgATCTGACTGAAGTTTGTGCACGTTGGAATCTATGGCACTGACCATGGCACTGAAATATCAGTAGCCTAACTGAGCTTTGTACTGGTGaatccatggtgctgtctgtggtgctgaaataGCAGATGGATTCGTAATTATGCCTTTTTCCTTTGGTACTGTCCTTCTGTCAGGTTCACCTTAGATTATaatgtgctggtgtgtgtctgtgtgtatatacatgtatatatgtgtgtgtatatactgtatgtgtatatatgtgtgtgtatgtgtgtgtgtgtgtgtgtgtatatatatatatggaggGGGTGACATTGTGAGTATATTTGAATATTGTGGGGACATGTCCCCCTGAATATATATTATAATTACAGCCCTGCTTTGTCATTGAACATTTCATGCATCCTCACAGGACAATATTTAACTATTTTGGGACtattgtgcacacacacataaatctgGGAGTGAGATCAGCGTTTAATGAGTAAAAGGCACAAAAATGAGCACTAAGTGTGAGACATGTCATGGCAGTAACATCAGCACATATGAGCATGAGCAGCCCTCCTTCAGCTCCAGTGCATGCCGCAGAGCCAAATCTGATTTTATAACCACGCTGCAGCCACTAAATTTGTCATCTTACAGTTCGAAATAACTTCCACAAACAGTTGTAAAGGTCAAACCAGATGCTATTAACCCTCAGCATACTGTCCCTGTCAGCTGCTCAGCTTTCATCATTTCTCTTCCATACAGCAGCgtgacatcacacagtgagGGCACGAGAGCTTCCTGTCTATACAGCAGTTTGAGACATTAATGAACTGACCCACACAAACCCTTTCTGTGACacaagcattaaaaaaatactgtggcTGCCTCTTTAACAACAGTAACAAAGTCGACACTTTGACAGGCTCAACTATTTTTAACTTTGTGAATCACTTTCTAAAAGGTGACTTGATTCCATGCGTGAAAAAGGGGGATCGCGCGCTGCAGCTCACCCGATTATGTATCCCAGCACAGCCAGCTGATAGAGTCGAAATAATATTCCGATTCTCCTGTTTTCGGCGATGACATATTTCTCTGTCTTGTAgttgaggagagaaaagaagaagccCCCCCAGCCTGCCATTCCTCCCGCACGGTGAGCCCGAGTGAGACGGCAGCTTGCTGGCTCCCAGCTGATATGTACAACTGCTTCACTGTCATGCCACGGGCAAACCCATTGAGAGAGGGGCTGCAGAGCTCCGTCTGCTCCTCTGCGACATATCATACCTGCTGTGATACAAACTCATTTTCACTGACATCAAAGTGGGAGTCTCACAAAATGCATGTGCAGCAGTATGATAAATCCCTCCggtgtgtatgtttgagttCACTTTGAGATTATATTATATACTTTGGCTGAATttgctgtaaaatgtcagatttaatATGGAAATAAGATTAGGCTGCTGCAGTTCTCTTTGATTTGGTTTCATACTTTGTATGTTTGTGGGCTACAAGCAGTGGCATGTAAAGTGCAATGGGGGGTGGGTGAGAAGGTGAGAATGGGCATGTTCTATACATACAGCCCCCCACCTTGTGGAGTGCTTGTGGAGGCATTATTCTGTTATGGTCAAGCATGAAGAACACAGTCAatttaaataataaacacatattATACATGGTTTTCTCCCTGAGTACCCTGACATGACTGTTCACCTTCACCTCTGCTAAATGTTCCAAAAACCTGCTGAACATAAGTGACTCCAGCAAATTCATTCCTTCACTTGAAATAGTCCAACAAATGCTAACAAAGGTTAGCTGAACTTTCTCAGGTGCATTTCTGCAAAATTTCCACAGGTaattctgcttttattattattattattattattattattgttgttgttgttattattattattattattattattattttgtggaATCATGTCCTCCTGCTAAAAACTAACATGGACTTGTGGAGGTAAagaaattcaaaacaaatgcattcgCGAAGAGAGGACAGGCAGGAACGCcaccacagcagctgatttTGTATCCCTGATCATATATGTACTACATGTGTCAGTTGTTTACTCTGATTTCTTGTTCTGGTCAGCTACCAGGTCAACACCCAACCACCTGCCAGGAGACCCCTTTCTCTTGACATCCTGACCTTGTCTGGACTCTGGAGTTCCTGTATCAGTGTGATAGTTGGATTATCATCTAAGGCCCTCTATGCATTGTTCTCTCCTGCTGGTTCCCATCTAGTGTCGCGCACATGGCAGCTTTATATGACACTTTCATTAAACTGCAGACCTAAACTCCAAGCAGTGCTTCTGTGCTGGAACACAACTTGTCATCAGGTGATGTCCATTTGAAGCAATTAAACAACTAGATTTAGGAATATGCACATGAAAAAAGATTAGGTTTTAATGAACCATTTATCTCAGATGATATACTTTTGTGTTGCCATATGCAGTTGCCTGCTTTGACTCCCAGGTggcaattcattcattcattccttcgTCAGTACTGTAATCACTGACTTGTATCAGTGTCTGGAGCAAAGGTCTGACTTTAGCTCATCTTATACCTTCAGTTTTTTTGTCAGAAAGTCTCAAAAATGTGTCATTCTTTATCTGAGATACAAATCCTCTTACTTGTTCATTTTAGGTGCAAAATCAGCACCAACCCAGCTCTGGATATCTGCAAAGCAGCTGCTTTGGACCATGACCAATATCCTGTCAGGTTAACAAGAAAAATCTAATAAATTTCATTatcaacaaaacaacatctAAAGGAGCCCAGCTGGACAGACATGCTCACTTTTCACCACTGAGTTTTGCAGTGGGAAAAGTACTTATCAACCACAAATTGATAGAACCCAAGTTTAGGAGAACTACTGGTAAGCTTGTGACCTCTAGTGGTTTCATGTGACAATTCACTCTTCACTAAATTGTCTGTGTAATGAGTAATATTTGGATTTCTATAAGTGACTTATTTGACTTCATGCTATGGAGCTTTTCAACTGGGATTCAGAGTCCTGGTAAATAGGACTATGGGGGTTGAACCTGGAATGTTTGCTGAACTTTGGACCCTTGAACAACATGGTTTCCCTACTCAGCATGTGATTTATAATACCTGTCAACAGAAATCcactgctcaaaaaaataaGGGAACACTTAAATCACACAAATCTTCAGTTCAGAATCTTTACTGATGTACATTGTATAATTTGTGTGGTTTAAAAGATCCCTCCTTTAGTGCTGAAGGCTATTAAGAGTGTGATGTGACTGTGTCACTATGATGTGACAACACTAAGGCTTAGAAGTAAACTGAACAGAGAGGTTCTGCTACTGAGATCATCAAGAGGACCAGTATACGTGCTCCCTTCCTCCCACGACACCTCCCAATGCCTCATGCTtctgacagtttggtcagaaacatgcacaccagTAGCCTGCTGGAGGTAATTTTATAGGGCTCTGGCAGTGATCCTCCAGTTCCTCCTCCCACAAATGAGCAAATACCAggtcctgctgctgggttgatgTCCTTCTACAGCCCTGACCAGCTCTCCTTGTGTAATGGCCGGTCTCCTGGTATCTCCTCCATGCTCTTGAGACTGTGCTGGGGAACACAGCAAACCATCGTGAGACCGCATGTATGGGTGTGccatcctggaggagc
This region of Chaetodon trifascialis isolate fChaTrf1 chromosome 16, fChaTrf1.hap1, whole genome shotgun sequence genomic DNA includes:
- the p2rx5 gene encoding P2X purinoceptor 5, with protein sequence MICRRGADGALQPLSQWVCPWHDSEAVVHISWEPASCRLTRAHRAGGMAGWGGFFFSLLNYKTEKYVIAENRRIGILFRLYQLAVLGYIIGWVFVVKKGYQEREEAIQTSVITKVKGVTLTNSSGLHLWSAEDYVIPPNGEQVFFIVTNYIETPNQRLGFCAESFKVPNGQCQSDDDCPEGEPVIAGHGIKTGLCLNSTGTCEIHAWCPVEYGKRPTEPLLSEAENFTIYIKNFIRFPKFEFSKSNVLETSDDTYLKRCSYDRENHLYCPIFRLGDMVSWTGYDFQDMAVKGGSVGILIEWNCDLDKDSSQCNPQYSFTRLDMNLNNSVTSGYNFRYTRYYKDHNGETYRTLYKVYGIRFDIMINGKAGKFNIIPTIIAIGSGVALLGLGAFVCDMILLYMMNTSSFYREKKFEIINFKKDRTKPKDVKAGHKERRSRKPAEKGAANSSKTAEETKPTTGSSPTAESQLPGDSRGPTIPRNTGQRYSALISPQGSEPRHHITFSSHN